From Penaeus vannamei isolate JL-2024 chromosome 12, ASM4276789v1, whole genome shotgun sequence, the proteins below share one genomic window:
- the Mi-2 gene encoding chromodomain-helicase-DNA-binding protein Mi-2 homolog isoform X21, whose amino-acid sequence MPSDVEETEYREEEEEQGEGEEEEQDQGDSNEEEQDEEWGGGKRKRKKSKKRKSSRGERGRKKRKKKDESESEGEYEEEGGRVDSDNQEETPKGRGRGKGRGRPPATPTATVPESSGGDQMPTVAEVCESFGLNDVELEYTDSDFQNLTTYKLFQQHVRPLLAKENPRVPVSKLMMLVAAKWREFTARNQQQEEEEEDEIVEEEEEEEPEPAPVQITPKGRGRPRKAKVDEEVEEDFDDDSEGVGKKKRGRKRTATAEGKNKKGGKVPTLKIKLGKRKKDTSEDESSQDSDAEFEQMLAEAEDMNKAEDEAEQQNAPKKKAKTKIGNKNKRKKRMKAKDEDGYETDHQSPPNQDYCEVCQQGGEIILCDTCPKAYHLVCLEPELEEAPEGKWSCPTCESEGVKEEDEHMEYCKVCKDGGELLCCDSCVNAYHTYCLSPPLFEVPEGEWTCQRCACEPLPGKVQKILFWRYVDPPKPPENWKEIVGDKWEKYQFKQLREFLVKWVDMSYWHCSWISELMLDVHHPQMLRSYFKKFDPDEPPVPGMDDDDEVGSQRRGKSIDPNSLEERYYKYGIKSTWLKIHRVLNHRSLRDGTIQYLVKWRDLPYDQATWEDEDEEIIGLKTAIEFYHDLRAACNADAVGKSKKGKKKGKARARELGEEDREPSSPRRYTPPPDKPVTNLSKKWEKQPDYLDMTGLSLHEYQLEGVNWLRYSWGQGTDTILADEMGLGKTIQTIAFLYSLYKEGHSKGPFLVAVPLSTIINWEREFEMWAPDFYVVTYVGDRESRSMIREHELSFEEGAVRSASKATRIRTTNVKFNVLLTSYEMISMDQACLGSLEWACLVVDEAHRLKSNQSKFFRVLNQYNIVYRLLLTGTPLQNNLEELFHLLNFLCPEKFSDLSSFQNEFEDIAKEDQIKKLHDLLGPHMLRRLKTDVLKNMPTKSEFIIRVELSPLQKKYYKYILTRNFEALNSRGGGQQVSLLNIVMDLKKCCNHPYLFPAAAEEAPKLPNGMYVSRDLVKASGKFILLESMLEKLKRDGHRVLIFSQMTRMLDVLEDFCEGMGYKYERIDGGITGQARQEAIDRFNAPGAQQFIFLLSTRAGGLGINLATADTVIIYDSDWNPHNDIQAFSRAHRIGQANKVMIYRFVTRNSVEERVTQVAKRKMMLTHLVVRPGMGSKATNFSKQELDDILRFGTEELFKEEEGKEDEAIHYDNQAIEELLDRTKEGIEQKENWANEYLSSFKVASYVTKEGEEEEMEDVEVLKQEADNTDSLYWERLLRHHFEQQQEDLARTLGKGKRVRKQVNYNDAADGREDLSWQEQGSDYNSDFSMPSDNDNDDEFDEKNETEGGRRSRRRGDRGDRDRPLPPLLARVGGNIEVLGFNARQRKAFLNAVMRYGMPPQEAFNSQWLVRDLRGKSEKCFRAYTSLFMRHLCEPGNDNAETFADGVPREGLSRQHVLTRIGVMSLIRKKISEFETINGHYSMPEALNRPVEPAVVDGGKSNGTSASGTPATSVTPSPAPSVKGESEDKEEDKKEEAKKEEDKKTEDKEKKDEKETEKEEEKKEEKVEKKEEEKTEGEKEKKEEPAETPEVKAEEEEKKETEQTEKTEKPEEEKKEEPEKMEVEETKKEEEKKEEVKMETEEKEQKEGEQKTEEKEEAEVKTEKVEKTEDDKETEKKEEVKKEEEEKEEEKDKEKEKEKEGDKDKEKDKDKKEEDDKKDSKKKDVDSVAKRKFMFNIADGGFTELHTLWQNEEKAAVPGREYEIWHRRHDYWLLAGIVTHGYGRWQDIQNDVRFAIINEPFKMDVGKGNFLEIKNKFLARRFKQLLEQALVIEEQLRRAAFLNLQQDPHHPACTLNARFAEVECLAESHQHLSKESLAGNKPANAVLNKVLNQLEELLSDMKSDVTRLPASLARIPPVAQRLQMSERSILSRLASGAGNVDKSAQGAGEGQISTTFPGGFTPTGALPTLGNANFANFRPQYSLPGAATGPGVPSVQVSSLQSLGASLHMLAASNPLLDPHLSMQQPPTSHSGAISAATRASLLLHQQQQQQLQQHSGDTKNLIYLD is encoded by the exons ATGCCCTCGGACGTGGAGGAAACGGAGTACAGAG aggaggaggaggagcaaggggaaggggaggaagaagaacaagatcaAGGTGATTcaaatgaagaagaacaagatgaagagtggggtggaggaaagcggaaacgaaagaaaagtaaaaagagaaaatcgTCACGTGGTGAGCGAGGgcggaaaaaacgaaagaagaaagatgagagtgagagt GAAGGTGAATATGAAGAAGAGGGTGGTCGTGTTGACTCAGACAATCAAGAAGAGACCCCGAAAGGAAGGGGGCGTGGAAAGGGACGTGGGAGACCTCCTGCAACTCCCACAGCAACAGTACCAGAATCAA GTGGAGGAGATCAGATGCCAACTGTTGCTGAGGTGTGTGAAAGCTTTGGTCTGAATGATGTCGAATTGGAGTACACTGATTCAGACTTTCAGAATTTGACAACTTACAAGTTGTTCCAGCAACATGTGCGTCCACTTCTGGCTAAGGAAAATCCAAGG GTACCAGTGTCAAAGTTGATGATGTTGGTAGCTGCAAAGTGGCGTGAATTCACGGCTCGCAAtcagcagcaggaagaggaggaggaagatgaaattgtagaagaggaggaagaagaggaaccagAACCAGCACCGGTACAA ATAACACCCAAGGGTCGAGGACGCCCTAGAAAAGCCAAGGTAGATGAAGAAGTTGAGgaagattttgatgatgatagtgagggcGTGGGTAAGAAGAAACGTGGCCGAAAACGCACTGCTACAGctgaaggaaaaaacaaaaagggtGGAAAAGTTCCAACTTTGAAGATTAagttagggaagaggaagaaggacaccTCG GAGGATGAGTCAAGCCAAGACAGTGATGCAGAGTTTGAGCAAATGTTAGCTGAGGCAGAGGACATGAATAAGGCTGAAGATGAGGCAGAACAGCAAAATGCGCCCAAAAAGAAAGCCAAAACCAAGATTGGCAACAAAAATAAGCGTAAAAAACGTATGAAGGCAAAGGATGAGGATGGATATGAAACAGATCAtcaa TCTCCCCCAAATCAGGATTACTGCGAGGTATGTCAGCAGGGTGGTGAGATCATCCTTTGTGACACTTGTCCTAAGGCTTACCATCTGGTGTGTCTTGAACCAGAATTGGAAGAGGCTCCTGAGGGCAAGTGGTCATGCCCCACTTGTGAGTCAGAGGGAGTCAAGGAAGAAGATGAACATATGGAGTACTGTAAAGTTTGTAAG GATGGTGGTGAACTTCTTTGCTGTGATTCATGTGTGAATGCCTACCATACATATTGTTTGTCACCACCTTTGTTTGAAGTACCTGAAGGAGAATGGACCTGTCAGCGCTGTGCTTGTGAACCTTTGCCAGGAAAAGTCCAGAAGATCCTATTCTGGAG ATATGTTGACCCTCCAAAGCCACCAGAGAATTGGAAGGAGATTGTTGGAGACAAATGGGAAAAATATCAGTTCAAACAGCTGCGAGAGTTTTTGGTGAAGTGGGTTGATATGTCATACTGGCACTGCTCTTGGATTTCTGAACTCATGTTGGATGTACATCATCCTCAG atGTTGCGCTCATACTTCAAAAAGTTTGATCCAGATGAGCCACCTGTACCTGGTATGGATGACGACGATGAAGTAGGGTCACAAAGACGTGGCAAAAGCATTGATCCAAACTCCTTGGAAGAAAG ATATTACAAATATGGAATTAAGTCCACCTGGTTGAAAATCCATCGTGTGTTGAACCATCGTTCTTTGCGGGATGGAACCATACAGTATCTTGTGAAATGGCGAGACTTACCCTATGACCAAGCTACatgggaagatgaggatgaagagattATTGGCTTAAAAACTGCAATTGAGTTTTATCATGATCTGAGAGCAGCATGTAATGCTGATGCTG ttggtaagagtaagaaaggaaagaagaaaggcaagGCAAGGGCACGAGAATTGGGAGAAGAAGATCGTGAGCCTTCTTCACCCCGGCGATACACTCCTCCACCTGATAAACCAGTAACGAACCTCAGTAAGAAGTGGGAGAAGCAGCCAGACTACCTGGATATGACTGGGCTCTCACTTCACGAGTATCAGCTTGAGGGTGTTAATTGGTTACG ATATTCTTGGGGTCAGGGAACAGACACCATCTTGGCTGATGAGATGGGTCTTGGAAAGACAATTCAGACCATTGCATTTTTGTATTCACTCTACAAAGAAGGACACTCTAAAGGTCCCTTCCTTGTAGCTGTCCCACTCTCCACCATCATTAATTGGGAAAGAGAGTTTGAGATGTGGGCCCCAGACTTCTATGTTGTTACATATGTAGGTGACAGAGAATCACGATCTATGATTCGTGAGCATGAATTGTCATTTGAGGAAGGAGCAGTGCGAAGTGCATCAAAAGCCACACGTATCCGTACAACAAATGTAAAATTCAATGTACTTCTAACCTCCTATGAGATGATATCTATGGATCAAGCTTGCCTAGGATCATTAGAGTGGGCATGCTTGGTTGTAGATGAAGCTCACAGATTGAAGAGTAACCAGTCTAAG TTCTTCCGTGTGCTGAACCAGTACAACATCGTTTATCGTCTGCTTTTAACTGGAACCCCACTTCAAAACAACCTGGAGGAACTTTTCCATTTACTCAACTTCTTGTGTCCTGAAAAATTCTCTGATCTATCATCCTTCCAAAATGAATTTGAAGATATTGCAAAAGAAGATCAGATTAAAAAACTGCACGATTTGCTTGGACCTCACATGTTGAGAAGATTGAAGACTGATGTACTCAAG AACATGCCAACCAAGTCAGAGTTCATCATTCGTGTGGAGTTATCACCACTGCAGAAGAAATACTACAAATACATTCTTACCCGTAATTTTGAAGCCCTTAACTCAAGAGGAGGAGGCCAGCAG gtttcttTGCTCAACATTGTCATGGATCTGAAGAAGTGTTGCAACCATCCATACCTCTTCCCAGCAGCAGCAGAGGAGGCCCCAAAGCTGCCAAATGGAATGTATGTAAGCAGAGACCTTGTGAAGGCCAGTGGCAAGTTCATTCTCCTGGAGAGTATGTTGGAGAAGCTCAAACGTGATGGCCATCG tgTGTTGATTTTCTCCCAGATGACAAGGATGTTAGATGTTTTGGAAGACTTCTGTGAGGGCATGGGTTACAAATATGAAAGAATTGATGGTGGCATCACTGGTCAAGCTCGTCAAGAAGCCATTGATAG ATTCAATGCTCCAGGTGCCCAgcagtttattttcttattgtctaCTCGTGCTGGTGGTTTAGGTATCAACTTGGCCACTGCAGATACTGTCATCATCTATGATTCTGATTGGAATCCACATAACGATATTCAAGCTTTCTCCAGAGCTCATCGTATTGGTCAGGCAAATAAG GTGATGATTTACCGGTTTGTGACTCGTAACTCTGTTGAAGAAAGAGTCACACAGGTTGCTAAGAGAAAGATGATGTTGACTCACTTGGTTGTCCGTCCTGGAATGGGATCAAAAGCCACAAACTTCTCCAAACAAGAATTGGATGATATCTTGAG GTTTGGTACAGAAGAACTTTTCAAagaagaggaaggcaaagaggatGAAGCTATCCATTATGATAACCAGGCTATTGAGGAACTCCTTGACCGTACAAAGGAGGGTATTGAACAGAAGGAGAACTGGGCTAATGAGTATCTCAGCTCTTTCAAGGTTGCTTCATATGTTaccaaagaaggggaagag gaggaaatggaagatgtTGAGGTTTTGAAGCAAGAAGCAGATAATACAGATTCCCTTTACTGGGAACGACTTTTGCGCCATCACTTCGAACAACAACAGGAAGATCTGGCAAGAACTCTTGGAAAGGGTAAACGAGTCAGGAAACAG GTGAACTACAACGATGCAGCAGATGGTAGAGAAGATCTTAGCTGGCAAGAACAGGGATCAGACTACAACTCTGACTTCTCCATGCcatctgacaatgataatgatgatgaatttgatgaaaagaatgaaa CTGAAGGAGGCCGTAGATCACGCCGTCGTGGTGACAGAGGTGACCGTGATCGTCCATTGCCGCCACTTCTTGCCCGAGTTGGAGGAAATATTGAA GTTCTGGGATTCAATGCCAGACAACGCAAGGCTTTCCTCAATGCAGTTATGCGTTATGGAATGCCTCCTCAAGAAGCTTTCAACTCTCAATG GTTGGTACGAGACCTCCGAGGCAAGAGTGAGAAGTGCTTCAGAGCATACACATCTCTCTTCATGCGCCATTTGTGTGAGCCTGGTAATGACAATGCTGAAACATTTGCTGATGGAGTGCCTCGTGAAGGATTAAGCAGACAACACGTTCTCACCAGAATTGGAGTGATGTCACTCATTCGCAAAAAG atttcAGAGTTCGAGACAATCAATGGCCATTACTCAATGCCAGAAGCTCTAAATAGGCCTGTTGAGCCAGCAGTAGTAGATGGTGGCAAGAGCAATGGTACTTCTGCTTCTG GCACACCAGCAACAAGTGTAACTCCATCTCCTGCACCATCTGTGAAGGGAGAAtcagaagacaaggaagaggacaaaaaggaagaagctaagaaagaagaagacaagaagaccgaagataaagaaaagaaggatgaaaaggagacagaaaaggaagaagaaaagaaggaagagaaggtagagaagaaggaggaagagaagacggaaggagaaaaagaaaag AAGGAGGAACCTGCTGAAACACCAGAAgtaaaggcagaggaagaagaaaagaaagaaacagaacaaacTGAGAAGACTGAGAAGcctgaagaggagaagaaagaggagccaGAGAAGATGGAAGTAGAAGAGaccaagaaggaagaagagaagaaagaggaagtgaaaatggaaactgaagaaaaagaacagaaggaaggagaacaaaagactgaagaaaaggaagag GCTGAGGTCAAGACTGAAAAGGTTGAAAAGACAGAGGATGATAAGGAgactgaaaagaaggaagaagtcaagaaagaagaggaagagaaggaggaggagaaagacaaagagaaagaaaaggagaaggaaggagataaagacaaagaaaaggacaaagataagaaggaggaggatgataagaaGGATTCCAAGAAGAAGGATGTGGATTCCGTGGCAAAGAGAAAGTTCATGTTCAATATTGCTGACGGTGGATTCACTGAGCTGCACACACTGTGGCAAAATGAGGAGAAGGCAGCTGTTCCTGGCCGCGAGTATGAGATTTGGCACCGCAG GCATGATTATTGGCTGCTTGCTGGCATTGTTACCCATGGGTATGGAAGGTGGCAAGACATCCAGAATGATGTCAGGTTTGCCATCATCAATGAGCCATTCAAGATGGATGTGGGCAAGGGTAATTTCTTGGAAATTAAAAACAAATTCCTTGCCAGAAGGTTCAAG CAGCTGTTAGAGCAAGCACTGGTCATTGAGGAACAGCTGCGTCGTGCAGCATTCCTTAACTTACAACAGGATCCCCATCATCCTGCTTGCACCTTGAATGCTCGTTTCGCTGAAGTGGAATGTCTGGCCGAATCACACCAGCACCTCAGCAAGGAGTCCCTGGCTGGAAATAAGCCAGCTAATGCAGTGCTAAATAAG GTGCTGAACCAGCTTGAGGAGCTGCTGTCAGACATGAAATCTGATGTCACACGGTTACCTGCTTCCCTTGCCCGTATTCCCCCTGTGGCCCAGCGTCTCCAAATGTCTGAGCGTTCTATCCTATCTCGCCTGGCCTCAGGCGCGGGTAATGTGGACAAAAGCGCTCAAGGAGCAGGTGAGG